A genomic stretch from Candidatus Hydrogenisulfobacillus filiaventi includes:
- a CDS encoding C2H2-type domain-containing protein yields the protein MRAQLGTFALRRFINAVVDSTEVTPSLGEMVHHHLEVDWARMKTTPYHALFAVHDSRERWIELRIEDARGYPDALYERGRALLSIGVNGALVTPEDEDRARQAFRTRVFRTCRTCGEHFASWLDYYAHIKTAHWETGDGVGA from the coding sequence ATGCGGGCGCAATTGGGGACATTCGCCTTGCGGCGCTTCATCAATGCGGTGGTGGACAGCACCGAGGTCACCCCCAGCCTGGGGGAAATGGTCCACCATCACCTGGAAGTGGATTGGGCCCGGATGAAGACCACGCCCTACCACGCCCTGTTCGCGGTCCATGACAGCCGCGAGCGGTGGATTGAGCTCCGCATCGAGGACGCGCGGGGCTATCCGGACGCCCTGTACGAGCGGGGGCGGGCGCTCCTGTCCATCGGGGTGAACGGGGCCCTGGTCACCCCTGAGGATGAGGACCGCGCCCGGCAGGCCTTCCGCACCCGGGTCTTCCGCACCTGCCGCACCTGCGGCGAGCACTTCGCCTCCTGGCTGGACTATTACGCCCACATCAAGACCGCGCATTGGGAGACCGGGGACGGGGTGGGGGCCTGA
- a CDS encoding NADH dehydrogenase, with the protein MRVVVFGGTGYVGSAVCRALVEQGHQPVAVARRGPVAAGAELAAADARRDELAPLLAGADAAINLIGIIREEPAQGVTFETMHVAVARRVIAALQRAGVRRLLQMSALGTRPGARSRYHQTKWAAEEAVRASGLSWTIVRPSLLFGGGAPFFVMLQDQVRRLPVVPVPGDGRSRLQPVWREDVARLIALALPDPESVGQVYEVGGPRVYSLDELYDAVGRTVGRPRVPKLHLPLGPLMAAARLGERLPGFPVTVDQLWMLTEDNTTGDTRWHRLVPRPAPLEGDL; encoded by the coding sequence ATGCGGGTGGTGGTGTTCGGGGGAACCGGCTACGTGGGTTCCGCGGTGTGCCGGGCGCTGGTGGAGCAGGGCCACCAGCCGGTGGCGGTAGCCCGCCGGGGGCCGGTGGCAGCAGGCGCCGAGCTGGCGGCAGCCGACGCCCGCCGGGATGAGCTGGCGCCGCTGCTGGCGGGGGCGGATGCGGCCATCAACCTCATCGGCATCATCCGCGAGGAGCCGGCGCAGGGCGTCACCTTCGAGACCATGCACGTGGCGGTGGCCCGGCGTGTGATTGCCGCCTTGCAGCGGGCGGGCGTGCGCCGGCTGCTGCAGATGTCGGCCTTGGGCACCCGGCCGGGCGCTCGCAGCCGCTATCACCAGACCAAGTGGGCGGCGGAGGAGGCCGTGCGCGCCTCCGGGCTGAGCTGGACCATTGTCCGGCCGTCGCTGCTGTTCGGAGGTGGGGCCCCCTTTTTTGTCATGCTGCAGGACCAGGTGCGCCGCCTGCCGGTAGTGCCGGTGCCGGGGGACGGCCGGTCTCGCCTGCAGCCGGTGTGGCGCGAGGACGTGGCCCGCCTCATCGCCCTGGCCCTTCCGGACCCGGAGTCCGTCGGCCAGGTCTACGAAGTCGGGGGGCCGCGGGTCTATTCCCTCGATGAGCTTTATGACGCCGTGGGCCGTACGGTGGGGCGGCCGCGGGTGCCCAAACTGCACCTGCCCCTGGGGCCGCTGATGGCGGCCGCCCGCCTGGGGGAGCGCCTGCCCGGTTTTCCGGTGACGGTCGACCAGTTATGGATGCTGACGGAGGACAACACCACCGGCGACACCCGCTGGCACCGGCTGGTACCCCGGCCCGCTCCCCTCGAGGGCGACCTTTAG
- a CDS encoding putative Methyltransferase domain-containing protein (Evidence 3 : Putative function from multiple computational evidences): MTGSAALAAIDRTLEEALTGSGALPPPPEAWLARQTLLTAGSRRRLLAGLAWQPGWAVLDAGCGPGVVALELAALKGVAVTGIDRDPAMVAWAAQLAAVSPVQPRPRFLTAGLETAPLAEGSFAAGLVRYLFQHLPDPAAAARSLFRLLRPGGQLLAIDVDDGLIVEDPPPPPAWERLRTAFARRQAARGGDRQIGRRLPGLLREAGFRIQGVGIEAGATYAPRLPQRADVAFERTRVEEALPELLAAGFLRPGDGAAGLAAFAAALGRWHFETAGQVVVLAERPPG, from the coding sequence ATGACCGGTTCCGCGGCCCTGGCAGCGATCGACCGCACCCTGGAGGAAGCCTTGACCGGCAGCGGGGCCCTGCCCCCGCCCCCGGAGGCCTGGCTGGCCCGCCAGACCCTGCTGACCGCCGGATCGCGTCGCCGGCTGCTGGCCGGTCTGGCGTGGCAGCCCGGTTGGGCCGTGCTCGACGCCGGCTGCGGTCCGGGGGTGGTGGCCCTGGAGCTGGCGGCCCTGAAAGGGGTGGCCGTGACCGGCATCGACCGCGACCCGGCCATGGTGGCCTGGGCGGCGCAGCTGGCCGCGGTCAGTCCCGTGCAGCCCCGGCCCCGCTTCCTGACCGCCGGCCTGGAGACAGCCCCCCTGGCCGAGGGCAGCTTCGCCGCCGGCCTCGTCCGGTATCTCTTCCAGCACCTGCCCGACCCGGCTGCCGCCGCCCGCAGCCTCTTCCGCCTGCTGCGCCCGGGCGGCCAGCTGCTGGCCATTGATGTCGACGACGGCCTCATCGTGGAAGACCCGCCCCCGCCGCCCGCCTGGGAACGGTTGCGGACCGCCTTCGCGCGCCGGCAGGCGGCCCGCGGCGGCGACCGGCAGATCGGACGGCGCCTGCCGGGGCTGTTGCGGGAGGCGGGCTTCCGCATCCAGGGGGTGGGGATCGAGGCCGGGGCCACCTATGCCCCCCGCCTGCCCCAACGGGCCGATGTCGCCTTCGAACGCACGCGGGTGGAGGAGGCGCTGCCGGAACTGCTGGCGGCCGGGTTCCTGCGGCCGGGGGACGGGGCGGCCGGCCTGGCCGCCTTCGCCGCAGCCCTGGGGCGCTGGCATTTTGAAACCGCCGGGCAGGTGGTGGTGCTGGCGGAACGGCCGCCGGGCTAA
- the truA gene encoding tRNA pseudouridine synthase A codes for MALVARVAYDGRAFHGFQIQAGRAVRTVQGELERVFTAVLGGPGRIRGAGRTDAGVHARGQVVSWDGPCPIPEEHLLPVLNRRLPPDLRLEAVARVADPHWDPRRHATAKAYAYRVWTGAERCPLEWAGRVWTPETPLDLAAMSRLARRFEGTHDFRAFRKEGSSARTTRRRVLVCRFEPEEPGRLWTLWIVADGFLYHMVRMIMGALVFVGGGGPEAAVLAALERPAQKFARLAPAQGLTLEWIAFDRDPFAVAARGGPAAGGE; via the coding sequence ATGGCGCTGGTAGCGCGGGTGGCCTATGACGGGCGCGCCTTTCACGGCTTTCAAATCCAGGCCGGCCGCGCGGTCCGGACGGTGCAGGGCGAACTGGAGCGGGTGTTCACCGCCGTCCTGGGCGGTCCGGGCCGCATCCGGGGGGCCGGCCGCACCGATGCCGGGGTGCATGCCCGCGGTCAGGTGGTGAGTTGGGACGGACCCTGCCCCATCCCGGAGGAGCACCTGCTGCCGGTGTTGAACCGCCGGCTTCCCCCCGACCTGCGCCTGGAGGCGGTGGCCCGGGTGGCCGACCCGCATTGGGACCCCCGCCGGCACGCCACCGCCAAGGCGTATGCCTACCGCGTCTGGACCGGGGCGGAGCGGTGCCCCCTGGAGTGGGCCGGGCGGGTGTGGACCCCGGAGACGCCCCTCGACCTGGCGGCGATGAGCCGCCTCGCCCGGCGGTTTGAAGGCACCCATGACTTCCGGGCCTTCCGCAAGGAGGGGTCCAGCGCCCGGACCACCCGCCGGCGGGTGCTGGTCTGCCGGTTCGAGCCGGAGGAGCCTGGCCGGTTGTGGACGCTCTGGATTGTGGCCGACGGGTTCCTGTACCACATGGTCCGGATGATCATGGGGGCGCTGGTGTTTGTCGGCGGAGGCGGTCCGGAGGCGGCGGTGCTGGCGGCGCTGGAGCGGCCGGCGCAAAAATTTGCCCGACTGGCGCCGGCCCAAGGGTTAACATTGGAGTGGATCGCCTTTGACCGGGACCCGTTCGCCGTCGCGGCGCGCGGCGGGCCGGCAGCTGGGGGGGAGTAG
- the fadM gene encoding Proline dehydrogenase 1, whose protein sequence is MYRALVLGIGQQPWLSGQIRRFGLEWGASRFVAGETLNDALEVVAAINRDGLAATVDYLGEAAPEAAVAEAARDAYLELLDALAERGLDAGISVKPSLMGLGLDADLARANLDALLDRARERDRILCLDMEEARYTDGTLALYRALADRDPGRVGVVLQAYLRRTPADLTALSDRPRNLRIVKGAYQEARELVLPDKASVDDAFVELVTRALEAGHRVAVATHDERTIGRVLRRIRKLGAAPDRYEFQMLYGVKYAALKDLAREGHRCRVYVPYGQDWYAYFLRRLAERPANLLFAGRAILGG, encoded by the coding sequence ATGTACCGGGCACTGGTGCTGGGGATCGGGCAGCAGCCGTGGCTCAGCGGGCAGATCCGCCGCTTCGGGCTGGAGTGGGGGGCCTCCCGCTTTGTAGCCGGCGAGACCCTGAACGACGCCCTGGAGGTGGTGGCGGCCATCAACCGGGACGGGCTGGCCGCCACCGTAGACTACCTGGGGGAGGCCGCTCCCGAGGCGGCGGTGGCGGAAGCAGCCCGCGACGCCTACCTGGAGCTGTTGGACGCCCTGGCGGAACGGGGCCTGGATGCGGGTATCTCCGTGAAACCCTCGCTGATGGGGCTGGGCCTGGATGCGGACCTGGCCCGTGCGAATCTGGATGCCCTGCTGGACCGTGCCCGGGAACGGGACCGCATCCTTTGCCTCGACATGGAGGAGGCGCGGTACACGGACGGTACCCTGGCCCTGTACCGCGCCCTGGCGGACCGGGATCCGGGCCGGGTGGGGGTGGTGCTGCAGGCGTACCTGCGGCGGACGCCCGCCGATCTGACTGCCCTCTCCGACCGCCCGCGGAACCTCCGCATCGTCAAGGGGGCCTACCAGGAAGCCCGGGAGCTGGTGCTGCCCGATAAGGCGTCGGTGGACGATGCCTTTGTCGAGCTGGTCACCCGCGCGCTGGAGGCCGGCCACCGGGTGGCGGTGGCCACCCACGATGAACGCACCATCGGGCGGGTGCTGCGTCGCATCCGCAAACTGGGCGCGGCACCGGACCGTTACGAATTCCAGATGCTGTATGGGGTCAAGTATGCCGCCCTCAAGGATCTGGCCCGGGAGGGCCACCGTTGCCGGGTCTACGTCCCCTACGGCCAGGACTGGTATGCCTACTTCCTGCGCCGGCTGGCCGAGCGTCCGGCCAATTTGCTGTTTGCCGGCCGTGCCATCCTGGGCGGCTAG
- the rplQ gene encoding ribosomal protein L17 (BL15) (Evidence 2a : Function from experimental evidences in other organisms; PubMedId : 6801428, 10717392, 12682299; Product type s : structure), whose translation MPGHHTKLGRPGDHRRAMLRNLVTSLLREERIVTTLTRAKELSRVADHMITLGKRGSLHARRQALAYILDEDVVTKVFTDLAPRYRERPGGYTRVIKAGYRRGDNAPLAVIELV comes from the coding sequence ATGCCGGGACATCACACCAAACTGGGCCGGCCGGGCGACCACCGGCGGGCGATGTTGCGCAACCTGGTCACCTCCCTGCTGCGGGAGGAACGCATCGTCACCACCCTCACCCGGGCCAAGGAGCTGTCCCGGGTGGCCGACCACATGATTACCTTGGGCAAGCGGGGCAGCCTGCACGCGCGGCGGCAGGCCCTGGCCTACATCCTGGATGAGGATGTGGTGACCAAGGTCTTCACCGACCTGGCCCCGCGCTACCGGGAGCGTCCCGGGGGATACACGCGGGTGATTAAGGCCGGATACCGGCGCGGTGACAACGCCCCCCTGGCGGTCATCGAGCTGGTCTGA